The following proteins are encoded in a genomic region of Oryza brachyantha chromosome 11, ObraRS2, whole genome shotgun sequence:
- the LOC102711754 gene encoding uncharacterized protein LOC102711754, with protein MFRFPTGVSGLSHVAGCNSQDEVRRSSWAPTFSRRGNRRNRTPAKLRSPAANGGKHLRRRADVGAVDYITADIIGVVLHLMPCAVDRHRVRSVCRWWRAAAAMQRPPPSFPMLVLSRFSFASFSSFSPAMVMTALRRIPLPSDVSIRWVGSFDQWLVGTRPGRECEDADGRCFLVNAFSGKTMNLPAPCAFHFFDYFRKTLPIVNTSGFINIVIHDREYSMRFRKVVLSASPASGSMCIVAAISGCALALWHPGMTSWCTCRSLYVNNSTDIAFYQGKIYMICRYSRHIVFFEPEEVDGRVMVSHVEQCITEPLPLVEGCEIDKCNIVEWRGKLVLIIRYADSDCANKVIQKIGIYSLDFSTNPHSLTELNSLDGDCLFISSCSSKSFPACQYEGAKGDFVYFVSNCWQKTTSDDPSFNVLVYNVRDATMATIRFMVPKDNFEPFTYSPLWLFPPF; from the exons ATGTTCCGTTTTCCTACGGGCGTCTCTGGCCTCTCCCACGTGGCGGGATGCAATTCGCAGGACGAGGTAAGGCGATCGTCGTGGGCCCCCACATT TTCGCGAAGAGGAAACCGACGCAATCGAACTCCGGCGAAACTGCGCTCTCCGGCCGCCAATGGAGGGAAGCATCTCAG GAGACGCGCTGACGTGGGGGCCGTGGACTACATCACGGCGGACATCATCGGCGTCGTTCTACACCTCATGCCGTGCGCCGTTGACCGCCACAGGGTGCGCTCCGTCTGCCGCTGgtggcgcgccgccgcggccatgcAGCGCCCGCCACCGTCCTTCCCTATGCTCGTGTTATCCCGGTTCAGCTTCGCCAGCTTCTCCAGTTTCTCGCCCGCCATGGTGATGACCGCCTTGCGCCGCATCCCGCTGCCTTCGGACGTGAGCATCCGCTGGGTGGGATCGTTCGACCAGTGGCTCGTGGGAACGCGACCCGGTAGGGAATGCGAGGATGCAGACGGCCGTTGCTTCTTGGTGAATGCCTTCTCAGGGAAGACGATGAATCTACCAGCGCCGTGTGCCTTCCATTTCTTCGATTACTTCCGCAAGACTCTCCCCATCGTCAACACCTCGGGCTTTATCAACATCGTTATCCACGATCGGGAGTACTCCATGCGCTTCAGAAAGGTGGTCTTATCTGCTTCACCTGCCTCTGGCTCAATGTGCATCGTGGCTGCCATTTCTGGTTGCGCCCTTGCTCTTTGGCACCCTGGGATGACTTCGTGGTGCACGTGCAGGAGCTTATACGTCAACAATTCAACTGACATTGCCTTCTATCAAGGGAAGATCTACATGATCTGCAGATACTCTCGACATATCGTGTTCTTTGAGCCTGAAGAGGTTGATGGCAGAGTTATGGTATCACATGTTGAGCAGTGTATTACAGAGCCACTGCCCCTAGTCGAGGGTTGTGAGATAGACAAATGCAACATAGTGGAATGGCGTGGGAAACTAGTGCTGATCATCAGATATGCAGATAGTGACTGCGCAAACAAAGTGATTCAGAAAATTGGAATATATTCTCTGGACTTCAGCACAAACCCTCACAGCCTCACTGAGTTAAACAGCCTGGATGGTGATTGTCTCTTCATTAGTTCGTGCAGCAGCAAGTCCTTTCCTGCTTGTCAGTATGAAGGAGCCAAAGGTGATTTTGTGTACTTCGTTAGCAACTGTTGGCAAAAGACTACTAGTGACGACCCTTCTTTTAATGTACTTGTGTACAACGTGAGAGATGCTACAATGGCAACAATCCGTTTTATGGTACCTAAGGATAACTTTGAGCCGTTCACGTACAGCCCCTTGTGGCTCTTTCCTCCGTTTTGA
- the LOC102712035 gene encoding plastid-lipid-associated protein 6, chloroplastic — translation MAVAVASSCCASTSARPLVHPAGRRSGKPWWASGRRSGTGGRKTRLLSVRATTAAPSDVGYADASAGADDDAVTALKVKLLSAVSGLNRGLAASQEDLDRADAAARALEAAAGGPVDLDRDIDMLQGRWRLVYSSAFSSRTLGGSRPGPPTGRLLPITLGQVFQRIDVVSKDFDNIVEVELGAPWPLPPVELTATLAHKFEIIGTSGIKITFDKTTVKTKGNLSQLPPLEVPRIPDNLRPPSSSTGSGEFEVTYLDGDTRITRGDRGELRVFVVS, via the exons ATGGccgtggcggtggcgtcgtCTTGCTGCGCCTCGACTAGCGCTCGGCCTCTGGTTCACCCCGCCGGAAGAAGGAGCGGGAAGCCGTGGTGGGCGAGTGGTAGGAGGAGTGGTACTGGTGGCAGGAAGACGCGGCTGCTGTCCGtccgcgccaccaccgcggCGCCGTCGGATGTGGGCTACGCGGacgccagcgccggcgcggATGACGACGCCGTGACTGCGCTCAAAGTCAAGCTTCTG AGCGCGGTGTCCGGGCTGAACCGGGGCCTCGCGGCGAGCCAGGAGGACCTGGACCGAGCCGACGCGGCTGCGCGGGCgctcgaggcggcggcgggcggcccCGTCGACCTGGACAGGGACATCGACATGCTGCaggggcggtggaggctggTGTACAGCAGCGCGTTCTCGTCGCGGACGCTCGGCGGCAGCCGCCCCGGCCCGCCCACCGGCCGGCTCCTCCCCATCACCCTCGGGCAG GTGTTTCAGAGGATCGACGTTGTCAGCAAGGACTTCGACAACATCGTCGAGGTCGAGCTCGGCGCGCCGTGGCCTCTGCCGCCGGTGGAGCTGACGGCGACGCTAGCCCACAAGTTCGAGATCATCG GCACCTCGGGCATAAAGATCACATTCGACAAGACGACGGTGAAGACGAAGGGGAACCTGTCCCAGCTGCCGCCGCTGGAGGTCCCCCGCATCCCGGACAACCTCCGGCCGCCGTCCTCCAGCACCGGGAGCGGCGAGTTCGAGGTGACCTACCTCGACGGCGACACCCGCATCACCCGCGGGGACAGAGGCGAGCTCAGGGTGTTCGTCGTCTCGTGA
- the LOC107305240 gene encoding protein FLORAL ORGAN NUMBER2-like yields MGRLFLCLVVVAWWCLVAVALLSPVHGRVVSGLAAGEVGGDQRPAPAISSDHVAETEQKRGVKSSRPSWSSWPSTSRRGAEAVELRSVPAGPDPMHHHGSPRRPEHEEERIGP; encoded by the exons ATGGGCAGGCTCTTCTTGTGCTTGGTGGTTGTCGCATGGTGGTGCTTGGTTGCTGTTGCCCTGCTTTCTCCCGTGCATGGACGTGTTG TTTCAGGCCTCGCCGCTGGTGAGGTTGGTGGTGACCAGAGGCCAGCTCCGGCGATCTCTTCTGATCATGTGGCAGAG acCGAGCAGAAGCGCGGCGTGAAGAGCAGCAGGCCGTCGTGGTCGTCGTGGCCGTCGACGTCCAGGAgaggggcggaggcggtggagctCCGGTCGGTGCCGGCCGGGCCGGACCCGATGCACCACCACGGCAGCCCGAGGCGGCCGGAGCACGAAGAGGAGCGCATCGGCCCATGa